Sequence from the Methanobacterium alkalithermotolerans genome:
TTCTGGATGATCAGTGTCCCGGTAGAATAAATGGCACCACCTTGGCCTCCCACTCCTCCGTAGAGTAGTGATCCGCCATCACCAGCCTGGTTGTTTCTTAGGGTACACTGTTCCAGATGTAGATTTCCCTCATTGAGGATGGCCCCTCCGTTTTCCCCATCCGGGGAAAGTATGGTTCCATCCGGGGCGTGTCCATTCTGGAAGATGATGTTGGTAAAGTGTACTGTAACTCCTGGTAAGATATGTATGATTCGGCCATTACCACTACCATCAATAGTAGCAGTTCCTCCATTCATTACATTGAAGTAGAGGTCGTGGCCTATTACCAGTTTTTCATAGAAGGTGGCACCATCTTCGAGTAAGATGGTGTCCCCACTTAGAGAGTTATCCAGAGCATCCTGGATGGTGGTGGTGGAATATATTAGTACCCCTCCCCTCCATACCTGAGGATCAGGGAGGTAGTTGGATGTTTCGTTGTTATTAGATGAATAAGAAGAAGTATTATTGGTTATATTGTTTTCTACCTGGTCTGGTAACATGTCATTTTCTGGTGATTGCGCTGCAACTGCTCCCAGACTAAGTAGGCCTAAAATAAGGATGAAAGTAGTAAATATTATTGTTTTTTTCGTTTTTTCACCTCCTATGTTCTTATTTAATATTTCTACAGACAATATTCATATGTGGGCCTGAGGATATAAATTTATTTATTTTTTGGTGATATTGATGAAAAATAGGGGTTTATAAGGTTTTTTGCTCGTTAATTCCTCACTAAGGACTTATTTTTGGAAAAAAGTAATGGAGAAATAAGCAATCAAAACTCCTGGTGGTGAAGATTACTACCTAAATTGTCACCATCATTAAAAAAGTTTGTAGAGAAGTTTTTATTAGAAATAAAGAAGTTTATATGCATTTAATAAAAAAATTAGCTATTATTTTTTTAACCATTGAGCAGTATTAATTTAACTGGACCTTATCCACTAATCCAGGTATTATTTAATTAGATGGTGTTAATCGCTCCCTATATTCTAATTCACTAAATTCAATAATGAATTTTGATCCTTTCTTGTTATCCAGAGTTATAGATCCATCTAATTGCTGCGTTAGTTTATTAACCAGTTGGAGACCTAAAGTGGTTGTGTTTTTATAATCAAAATGCTCGGGAAAGCCTATCCCATTATCGGCCACTACCAGTTTAAATTTTTCCCCCACTTTTTTCAGGTTAATGCATAACTCTCCTTCCCTCTCCTCTGGAAAAGCGTATTTCAAGGAGTTGGATGCCAGTTCATTTATGATTAAGCCCAATGGTATGGCGGTATCTATATTGAAGGAGAAGTCATTTACCATGGTTTTGAGTTTCACCCTACCGGGGTGTATGGTGTAGGAATCATAGAGGTAGGATATGAGGTTGTGGAGGTAATCCTTGAATGATATTCGGGATAAGTCTGTGGATTCATATAATTTTTCATGTATAATGGCCATGGATTTAACCCGGTTCTGGCTATCTCTGATGAATTTAAGGGTTTTTTCATCATCCATCTCCATGGCCTGGAGATTCATCAAGCTGGAGATTATTTGCATGTTATTTTTCACCCGGTGATGGATCTCCTGGAGTAAGAGTTTTTTTTCCTGGAGTGATTTTTCCATTATTTGTTCAGCTAACTTACGGTCATGGATATCCAGGATAACCCCATGGTAGAGTAAATCTTCATCACAATGCACCGGAGTGGAAATAACCTGGAACCATTTTTCTCCGGAGGGAGTTATAAATCGTGCTTCATGGTTAAAGGGACGGGCATTAGATAAGCTCTCTTCAATAGAAATCAGAAATGATTCTCTATCTTCTGGATGTAGTTGCCTTACTATCTCCATTTGTATATCTTTATCCTGGTCAAAACCAAACATTTCATGGATTCTAGGTCCAATATACGATAAGTAGCGGTATCCATCCTTTTTAGCTGTTAATTCAAAAACAGCACCCGGGAGGTTATTTAAAATTGAGCGGAATTTATGCTCACTCTCCTGTAATTTGATGGATTTAATGGCCATTTCTCCTATAATCATGGCCAGTTTTTTTAAAAACATGACTCCCTTTTCCACGTATTCTTCGGTAAAAACAGGAACCTTATCCAGGGCCGCCAGGTACTCTTCTTGAGGGAAACCAAATTCCTGAGCCTGTTTTTTGAAAAATTCCCGGTCAGGTTTTTCTAAAAAGAACTGTCCGGTGAAGAGGTTGGCCACATGTTCATTCTGGATATATACTGGTAAAGCCATGTCTACCAGGCCATTAAGGCACTTATAGGATGAGTAACAACGTTCTTTTTCCATTTTTCCTGCCAGTACAGTATCACTTTCCAGGCAGCGTTTATAGGTTCGGGGGTTTTTGCGGTGGAATTTCAGACAGATGTCCTGCCAACCTGCCCCTACAATTTCCCTGTTACTGGTGGTGAAGATTTTGCCCTTACGATCGATTAAGGTGGAGGATATGGCAGTAATTTCATAAAAACTCTGCATCAAATCCTGGATGATATCCATATCCAGGTAATCATCAAGGGGTTTAGTAAGGGGCATGATTTTCTCCTTATAAAAAAGATTAATCATATATTATGTAATTTATGTTATTAAAATATTAAGATTGTGCAGGGTTTATATTTATTAGGATTAAAAACCAATGAATTTATTAGTAATAATTAAAAATAATGGAAATACTTCTAATTTATACTAACAAGTTCTTAAGTACCTTGCTTAACTAAAGGGGAACATTTATGAATAATAAAAAAATTGCTTTAATTCTTCTGGGAGCTATCATCATCATGGGAGCGGTGGGAGCCTACGGGGTACTCACCATGCAGGACTACATCTTTGAAAAGATACCCTATACTTATACCACTTACGTATCCTTACCACCGGATTCCCCCGAGGGAGGGTCTTTAGGCGGTTATCTGAATATTCATGGTCAGGGCAGTAATTTTAATTTTGATGTGGCTATACCGGGAGCAGCAAAGGCCTATGAAAACCGAAGTGATGAAGGTTTTTTAACCTATACTGAAGAGGGGTTAAATGGAACCGGTAAAATTGAATCAATTGATATAAGTCTTAGTACAATTTCTGGGCTAATTGGTGGAAATTTTAAGGAAGTGATGGTAAATACTCCCCTGAA
This genomic interval carries:
- a CDS encoding PocR ligand-binding domain-containing protein, whose translation is MPLTKPLDDYLDMDIIQDLMQSFYEITAISSTLIDRKGKIFTTSNREIVGAGWQDICLKFHRKNPRTYKRCLESDTVLAGKMEKERCYSSYKCLNGLVDMALPVYIQNEHVANLFTGQFFLEKPDREFFKKQAQEFGFPQEEYLAALDKVPVFTEEYVEKGVMFLKKLAMIIGEMAIKSIKLQESEHKFRSILNNLPGAVFELTAKKDGYRYLSYIGPRIHEMFGFDQDKDIQMEIVRQLHPEDRESFLISIEESLSNARPFNHEARFITPSGEKWFQVISTPVHCDEDLLYHGVILDIHDRKLAEQIMEKSLQEKKLLLQEIHHRVKNNMQIISSLMNLQAMEMDDEKTLKFIRDSQNRVKSMAIIHEKLYESTDLSRISFKDYLHNLISYLYDSYTIHPGRVKLKTMVNDFSFNIDTAIPLGLIINELASNSLKYAFPEEREGELCINLKKVGEKFKLVVADNGIGFPEHFDYKNTTTLGLQLVNKLTQQLDGSITLDNKKGSKFIIEFSELEYRERLTPSN